One window of Prionailurus bengalensis isolate Pbe53 chromosome B1, Fcat_Pben_1.1_paternal_pri, whole genome shotgun sequence genomic DNA carries:
- the TMEM271 gene encoding transmembrane protein 271 has translation MKWSVRGACAALSSCLLLACALSAAAVGLKCFSLGSELRGEPFRLGAAAGAFYSGLLLAAGLSLLGAALLCCGPRDAPLAGSGPGPGLGVPAAAAGAPEAAPGEPGAAAGPSGPGSSQNLLLLGVLVFMLGVLSAFAGAVIDGDTVSLVERKYSHYCLPPRAPAPGPAAAAAAAAAPGPAPGAPRARSTLDSATSAKCRQLKDYQRGLVLSTVFNSLECLLGLLSLLLVKNYRASQARRGRRGRRRAARALARPRGGPGLRAQPPASRARRGRRGRRGRRLQPRPSDASILSPEDSDVAAPGDCAGFGAHHAVSYINVGVFHALDEAGVEVCCGGHPSVELPGYAPSDPDLNASYPYCCRQPCEAARPWEPSRAC, from the coding sequence ATGAAGTGGAGCGTCCGCGGGGCCTGCGCCGCgctctcctcctgcctcctgctcgCCTGCGCGCTCAGCGCCGCCGCCGTCGGCCTCAAGTGCTTCTCGCTGGGCTCGGAGCTGCGCGGGGAGCCGTTCCGGCTGGGGGCGGCCGCCGGCGCCTTCTACTCGGGGCTGCTGCTGGCCGCCGGCCTTTCGCTGCTCGGCGCCGCCCTGCTCTGCTGCGGGCCCCGGGACGCGCCGCTCGCGGGGTCGGGCCCGGGCCCGGGGCTCGGGGTCCCCGCGGCCGCGGCGGGGGCTCCCGAGGCCGCGCCGGGAGAGCCGGGGGCCGCGGCCGGGCCCTCGGGGCCGGGGAGCAGCCAGAACCTGCTGCTGCTCGGCGTCCTCGTCTTCATGCTCGGGGTCCTCAGCGCCTTCGCGGGCGCCGTGATCGACGGCGACACCGTGTCCCTCGTGGAGCGCAAGTACTCCCACTACTGCCTGCCCCCGCGCGcgccggcccccggccccgccgccgccgccgccgccgccgccgcccccggcccggcccccggcGCGCCGCGCGCCCGCAGCACCCTGGACAGCGCCACGTCGGCCAAGTGCCGCCAGCTCAAGGACTACCAGCGCGGCCTGGTGCTCTCCACCGTCTTCAACTCGCTCGAGTGCCTGCTGGGCCTGCTCAGCCTCCTGCTCGTCAAGAACTACCGCGCGTCGCAGGCGCGGCGCGGCCGGCGCGGCCGGCGGAGGGCGGCCCGGGCCCTGGCGCGGCCCCGCGGCGGCCCCGGGCTCCGCGCGCAGCCGCCAGCCTCCCGGGcgcggcggggccggcggggccgGCGCGGTCGGCGGCTGCAGCCGCGGCCGAGCGACGCTTCCATCCTGTCCCCGGAGGACTCGGACGTGGCCGCCCCGGGGGACTGCGCTGGCTTCGGGGCGCACCACGCAGTCTCCTACATCAACGTGGGCGTCTTCCACGCGCTCGACGAGGCGGGTGTGGAGGTGTGCTGCGGAGGGCACCCGTCGGTGGAGCTGCCGGGGTACGCGCCCTCGGACCCCGACCTCAACGCCTCCTACCCCTACTGCTGCCGGCAGCCCTGCGAGGCCGCGCGCCCCTGGGAGCCGAGCCGGGCCTGCTGA